The DNA region TCGTTGAAATTTTAGATATGAGGCTTTATTGCCAGATTTTTTGTAAACCACAAAAGAGTTATGCATGGCTATCTGGAACAGGTACATTGCCACCTTCTTGTACCATGCCTTTCGCTTCCTCTGCATTTGGTATAAAGCCAACATTTTGTCTGCCAAATCAACACCTCCCATATTTTTGGTGTATTCCACAATAGCCACGGGCTTCTGGATCTCCTCTCTCCGTGACAGTGCTGTCGTGGTAGCCTCATTGTGGATGGTTGTCAGCATCAACACATCCCTCTTCTCCCTAAACTTTAGAGCAAGGAGCTCATTGCTGCGGAGACTACACACCTCtccctttttcaattttttgttgaCGACCTCCGGGGGCAGACCTTGGCGATTTGGCCTTGCGGTTCCACAGGCTACGGTTTGTGCTGCATATAAAAATTTAAACAGCGGAACACTGACATAAAAATTGTCAATGTACAAATGGTACCCTTTATTCAGCAGGGGACTTATCAAGTCAATAACAATTTTGCCAGTACTACACATGTACGGTGGGCACCCAGCAACTTCCAGATGAGAGTCCTTGCCTTCATAAACCCTTAAGTCAAATGTGTAGCCTGTACCGCTTTCACACAGTTTATAAAACTTAATCCCATACCGGGCACGTTTGCTGGGGATATATTGCCTGAAGCCAAGCCTGCCATGAAATGACATAAGGGACTCATCTACCACTATATTCTTTCCAGGCATGTAAACCTCTTTGAATTTATCACTTAGATGGGATAAAAGAGGCCTCAATTTGAAAAGGCGGTCATGCGCTGGATCGTCCCTGGACAGATGTTGtgtgttgtcattgaaatgcaaacATTTTATCAGCATTTCATAGCGTTCCCTCTTCATAGTTGCTGCGTAAACGGGCATGCAGATGATGGGGTTTCTTGCCCAATAGTCACAAAGCTGAGGTTTTTTTTCTAGGCCCATGTTTAACGTCAGGCCAATGAATACCTTCAGCTCAGGCACATTCGTGGGGGTCCATCTCGCAGCAAAACGAGTGGTAGGATTGTCAGAGATATACTGTGTAGCATATAGGTTAGATTGCTGCACAATATGCTGTAAAATGCTCTCATCTATAAAAAGAGCAAAAAAGTCAGCAGGCTGCAGATTTTCGGTGGGCACTAAAATACCGCTTGCTGCTGTGAAAGCAGGGATGTCTGGCAGCACCATACATGGAGGCGACCACTGGGCGTTAATCATCTCTGGTGGTAATTGGCTTACCCTTGGCCTCCTCCTGGCTGACCCCTGACCACTGCCACTAGCCTCATTGCTGGGACCTGGCTGCTGCTCACTAGCCAAACTACTGTCCCCAAGCTGTGCCTCTCCTTCTACCCTCACCCTGCGAGTTGGCGGCTCTGACTCCTCTGACTCTGAGTAACTGTCCGACAGCGACTCAAGCTCGGAGTCAGTGAAAGGTATCCACTCgctgcctgatgacccctcctcaCTCTCACTGCTTTGCTGCAAATAGGCACAGGCCTCTTCAACGGTGTAAAGCCTTTTCGCCATTGTGCCACCTggatagacagacagatggaTCGATAGATTGATTGATCGATAGATTGATTGATCGATAGATTGATTGATCGATAGATTGATTGATCGATAgattgatcgatcgatagattgatcgatcgatagatagatagatagatggatagggttgttttttttttttttctttagttttttttttttttttttttagaaagtgtGGAGCTTAGGGAGGGACGTATACGGAGATGTATACGATAATGTATACAGAGAAGTatacagagaagagagagaagaaaaaaatagaaagggAAAAAATTTAGAAGTTATCTACCTGTGGGACGGTATGGGATATAAGGGATGGGGATGGTATGGGATATAAGTTTTattaaagttttaaaaatgtGTGAAAAACTTACTTTTCTTATCAAAGAATATCTCTAGCAGCTCCTGTCAGCTCATAAATCAGCTCTGAGGTGACAGATCTGCTTAGAGATACTCTTTGATATACTGTGTCAGTTGTGTATATGTTTTGCAAACTTTTATGAGAATGATGACTGTTCATTGGCTGGAACAGCCATCATTCTCAGTTTCCAGACTGGGATTGGCTCAGAGGACACATGTCCTCTTCTGCCAATCCCCCCTGCTGCTGGGCCAATCatgatcgcgcacgtgcacgcctGTGCTCGTGCACGATCACAAAAACACTGCCTGCCTGTTCCTGATTAGAATGATTGCTGTTTTTGATCAAAAACAGCGATCATTCTTGCTGCACTTtgatggattggctcaggggtcttcagtcccctgcagccaatccccgctGCCTCCAGACTCATAGCGATCGCGCGCATGCGCGCTCCCGATCGTGTTCACGCTGCCTGTCTGTTCCTGATCAGAATGATTGCTGTTTTTGATCAAAAACAGCGATCATTCTTGCTGCACAAtgatggattggctcaggggacttcagtcccctgcagccaatccccgctGCCTCCAGACTCATAGCGATCGCGCGCATGCGCGCTCCCGATCGCGTTCACACAGCCGGCAAGTGCAGGGACATTACTGATGCGTCCCTGCGGCTAAAGCACCCGCCGCTGCAGACGTGAAGGTCACGTCTGCGCGGCTCAAATGGTTAAAAGCTTGTCCCTCCGGCGAAGGCTGCGGGTCCTATCAGATTCCACCATTCAGACTTGCAGGAGAGCAGGGGCTGTTGtgtctattggctccctgctcctgtcagtcacagctgcctCGGCTTCTGCCTGTGAGTCACGCTCCCGCAGTCTACTCTCCGCATTCTTTTCGCCACTTCAAAGCAGACGGTAAGGTTTCGT from Hyperolius riggenbachi isolate aHypRig1 chromosome 11, aHypRig1.pri, whole genome shotgun sequence includes:
- the LOC137537788 gene encoding piggyBac transposable element-derived protein 4-like; amino-acid sequence: MAKRLYTVEEACAYLQQSSESEEGSSGSEWIPFTDSELESLSDSYSESEESEPPTRRVRVEGEAQLGDSSLASEQQPGPSNEASGSGQGSARRRPRVSQLPPEMINAQWSPPCMVLPDIPAFTAASGILVPTENLQPADFFALFIDESILQHIVQQSNLYATQYISDNPTTRFAARWTPTNVPELKVFIGLTLNMGLEKKPQLCDYWARNPIICMPVYAATMKRERYEMLIKCLHFNDNTQHLSRDDPAHDRLFKLRPLLSHLSDKFKEVYMPGKNIVVDESLMSFHGRLGFRQYIPSKRARYGIKFYKLCESGTGYTFDLRVYEGKDSHLEVAGCPPYMCSTGKIVIDLISPLLNKGYHLYIDNFYVSVPLFKFLYAAQTVACGTARPNRQGLPPEVVNKKLKKGEVCSLRSNELLALKFREKRDVLMLTTIHNEATTTALSRREEIQKPVAIVEYTKNMGGVDLADKMLALYQMQRKRKAWYKKVAMYLFQIAMHNSFVVYKKSGNKASYLKFQRAVIASLIYESGYTSQRTGQQDSEEVMRLCDKHFIAPLPPNPGKQNPQKRCRVCARHQIRRDSRYYCPTCPSRPGLCLIGCFEAYHSVLNY